A stretch of DNA from Hydrogenophaga sp. SL48:
CGCTCGTGTCCGATCAGGCCAGCGTGCCGCCAGCGGCTTCGATCGAGGCCTTGGCACCGGCAGTGGCGCCAATGTTCTTGAGCGTGACGGCGCGCGTGATCTCACCGGTCTTGATGACCTTGACGCGTTTGGCCAGGTGGGCCACGAGGCCAGCCTGCTTCAGCACCAGAATGTCCACTTCTGCAACATTCAGGGCATTGATGTCGGCCAACGTCACTTCAGCGCTGAACTGCAGTTGCGCAGATTTGAAACCGCGCTTGGGCAGGCGACGCTGCAAAGGCATCTGACCGCCTTCAAAACCCACCTTGTGGTAGCCACCCGAACGCGACTTCTGACCTTTGTGACCGCGGCCGGCTGTCTTGCCCAGGCCAGAGCCGATGCCGCGGCCCACGCGACGCTTGGCGTGTTTGGCGCCTTCTTGGGGCTTGATGCTATTGAGTTCCATGTCTTGCGACTCCGGTTCAGAGTACCTTGACCAGGTAGCTGATCTTGTTGATCATGCCGCGGACGGCAGGCGTGTCCTGCAGCTCACTGGTGCTGTTGAGCTTGCGCAGGCCGAGGCCCCGCACGGTGTCGCGGTGCGACTGCTTGGTTCCAATGGGGCTGCGCACCAGTTGGACCTTGACGGTGTTTTGAGTAGGGGTGGTCATGGTCGCTCCGATCAGCCCAGGATGTCTTCAACCGACTTGCCGCGCTTGGCAGCAACGCTGGCCGGCGTGGTCGAGTTCTGCAGTGCGTCCAGCGTGGCGCGCACCAGGTTGTAGGGGTTGCTCGAGCCATGGCTCTTCGCCACGACGTCGGTGATGCCCAGCACTTCAAAGACAGCGCGCATCGGGCCGCCAGCGATGATGCCGGTACCTTTGGCCGCAGGCAGCATCATGACGTTGGAAGCACCGTGTTCGCCATGCACGCTGTGGTGCAGCGAACCGTTCTTCAGCGACACCTTGATCATGTTGCGACGGGCTTTTTCCATGGCTTTCTGCACAGCCACCGGAACTTCCTTGGCTTTGCCCTTGCCCATGCCGACGCGACCGTCGCCATCACCGACCACGGTCAGTGCAGCGAAGCCGAGAATGCGACCGCCCTTGACCACCTTGGTCACGCGGTTGATCGCGATCATCTTCTCGCGCAGACCGTCGTCGCTCGCTTCGTTTTTTACATTAGCCGTAAATTTAGCCATTTTGTGTATTCCGTTTGATCAGAACTGCAGACCGGCTTCACGGGCCGCGTCTGCCAGGGCTTTCACCCGGCCGTGGTAAGCAAAACCGGAGCGGTCAAACGCCACTTTCTCGATACCTGCGGCTTTGGCCTTTTCAGCGATGCGCTTGCCCACCAGGGCGGCAGCAACGGCGTTGCCGCCCTTGCCAGCGCCGCCGATCTGGGCACGCACTTCCGCTTCGGCCGTCGAAGCCGAAGCCA
This window harbors:
- the rplO gene encoding 50S ribosomal protein L15; protein product: MELNSIKPQEGAKHAKRRVGRGIGSGLGKTAGRGHKGQKSRSGGYHKVGFEGGQMPLQRRLPKRGFKSAQLQFSAEVTLADINALNVAEVDILVLKQAGLVAHLAKRVKVIKTGEITRAVTLKNIGATAGAKASIEAAGGTLA
- the rpmD gene encoding 50S ribosomal protein L30; protein product: MTTPTQNTVKVQLVRSPIGTKQSHRDTVRGLGLRKLNSTSELQDTPAVRGMINKISYLVKVL
- the rpsE gene encoding 30S ribosomal protein S5 produces the protein MAKFTANVKNEASDDGLREKMIAINRVTKVVKGGRILGFAALTVVGDGDGRVGMGKGKAKEVPVAVQKAMEKARRNMIKVSLKNGSLHHSVHGEHGASNVMMLPAAKGTGIIAGGPMRAVFEVLGITDVVAKSHGSSNPYNLVRATLDALQNSTTPASVAAKRGKSVEDILG
- the rplR gene encoding 50S ribosomal protein L18; protein product: MLTKKEQRLRRARQTRIRIAQQGAVRLTVNRTNLHIYASVISDDGSKVLASASTAEAEVRAQIGGAGKGGNAVAAALVGKRIAEKAKAAGIEKVAFDRSGFAYHGRVKALADAAREAGLQF